The following DNA comes from Triticum aestivum cultivar Chinese Spring chromosome 3D, IWGSC CS RefSeq v2.1, whole genome shotgun sequence.
taccgctatcattctggggttatgctttagagactgccgcattcactttaaatagggctccgtcgaaatccgttgagacgacaccgtatgaattatggtttggaaagaaacctaagctgtcgtttcttaaagtttggggatgcgatgcttatgtcaagaaacttcaacctgaaaagctcgaacccaagtcagaaaaatgcgtcttcataggataccctaaggaaaccattgggtataccttctacctcagatccgaaggcaagatcttcgtttccaagaacgggtcctttctggagaaagagctctcgaaagaagtaagtgggaggaaagtggaacttgatgggataacccctctcgaaccagaaagtagcgcagcacaagaaaatgtttctgtggtgcctgcaccgactagagaggaagttaatgttgacgatcatgatcaagttaccactgaacatcgtaggtctacaaggacacgttctgcaccagagtggtatggcaaccctatcctggaaatcatgttgttggacaacggtgaaccttcgaactatgaagaagcaatggcgggcccagattccaacaaatggcttgaagccatgcaatccaagataggatccatgtatgaaaacaaagtatggactttgacagacttgcctgatgatcggcgagcgatagaaaataaatggatctttaagaagaagacggacgcggatggaaatgttaccatctataaagctcgacttgttgctaagggttatcgacaagttcaaggagttgactacgatgagaccttctcacctgtagcgaagctaaagtccgtccgaatcatgttagcaattgccgaattctacgattatgaaatatggcaaatggacgtcaaaacggcattccttaacggcttccttaaggaagaattgtatatgatgcagccgaaaggttttgtcgatcctaagaatgttgacaaggtatgcaagctccagcgctcaatctatgagctggtgcaggcatctcggagttggaacattcgctttgatgagatgatcaaagcgtttgggtttacacagacttatggagaagcctgtgtttacaagaaagtgagtgggagctctgtagcatttttcatattatatgtggatgacatactattgatgggaaatgatatagaattcttggaaagtataaaggcctacttgaataagtgtttttcaatgaaggaccttggagaagctgcttacatattaggcatcaagatctatagagatagatcgggacgcctcataggtctttcacaaagcacataccttgacaagatattgaagaagtttaatatggatcagtccaagaaggggttcttgcctgtattgcaaggtgtgagattgagcacggctcaatgcccgaccacggcagaagatagagaaaagatgagtgtcatcccctatgaaCAATCACAATATTAGCATCTATCCCTTTAGGGTTATTTCCCCCCCAATTTAACATACCCCTGATCTCCATAATCTCTCCCCCCTCCTTGCTCACTAATTTTGCATATACTTTTGTTGTATTCCTCTACAGCTCGGGATTGAAACCCTTTTTTGTTTCTAATTTTGGATCTAAATCCTCTCATCCCTTTTTTGCTAATTTCCCTAGCATCATCTGCATCAATCGATGAAGTAGATGCTAAGTATTTGGCGTGTTTTTTTCATACCTAAAGAGAAGATAgaggcctccccctccccctcctcctcggagCACTCCCCGGCTAGCAACCAGAAGCGATTGCCGGCCGGCGAGCATCCTACTAGCGGCGGGAGAGAGCTTGGAGGTGAGGGGAGCGCCTCGGGAAGCGGGGAGAGCGTCGAGGAAGCGATGTCAGAGTCGCTGAAGCCCTGATCCGTCGCCTTGGTGgttccgcctcctcctcgtctccctcGATCTCGATCGGCATCCACCTGGACCGGGGTGCCGGAATCCCCATCACCACCGCATGCGGTGGCGCCGACGGGTGGATCTGACGGTAGCGGAGAGACCGAAACACCTTCCACTTCTCCCTCTGCTCCGGGATCGGCAACTCCACCTCAAGCATTGCCCAGAGCAGCACCCCCATCGCCGGCTGGCGGTCGTAGTTGGGGAAGCACTTGAGGATTTCCTCCCCCTTGAGCTTGTCCCTCACCATCCCCGACGCGTCGTTGAGCGCCTTCGCCGTCGGAAACCAGCGGTCGATCTCCTTCAACCTCCCCATCAtcacctcgtcgccggcggccagcGCCCACATCTGCTGCTCGCATGTCATCATCGAACCCTAGCTCTCGATGCGGCGAAGCACGGCGGGTTGCATGGTTAGGAGGAGTGGGGGGAGGGGAGTGGTGGAGAGCCGAGGTGTCAGCGTGGGCCTCCTAAtatcctctctctcccctcccctctcgccaTTACTCACCTCGGGAACCGCACCGGACTCGCCCCACCGGTCAGCTGCTGCAATTCTCGCCAAGTGGCATGGAAACTATACCAACTGGCCCACCGTGAACCCCGCGTCGTCGCGCCATCCCCGCGCGTCGACCACCTCCTCATCGGCGTTGAGGAGCACTAGCCGCTGCCCTCGCCGGTGAACGGCTCCTGGCCTGAAAATCAGCAACGCCGTGCCGAGATTCGGTACGAAGTCGCACCCGGGGTGTGTGTCGCATCGCAGCCGTGTGACGCACGTCATCCCCGGAGCCTCAGAAAAAAATTAACTAGCCCCGCCTTAGCAGCTTATCGTGATTGTTCATGTGCCGAGCGACCTGATGAGAACTGAATGTAACAGGCTGTCCTGAGTAATTGTGTTTACtcctaaagaaaaaaaaatctcaTAGTTCTTCAGATGTCACAAAACATTCAGGTTTGATCACTAACTCAGTTTGTGAAAGTTGGAAAATCCAGACGGGATGATTATTCGGTTGTTGGTTTCCTTTGAGTGAGGATCCGTGCGAAAATTTCTCTAGGTACCATGCTATGCTTAACAGTTCTTCACTTCACGAGTGCTCAGATTTGTGAAACATTTttgccaaagaaaaaagaaaagaattctgaaaCATTAAAAAGTGATGTTCACACGTACGTGTAACAGTCGGTGCAACACTCATCTGTGTGTGAATTAGCCCACATCCGACAGCGATAGCAGCATGCATTAATAACACTATAGCAGCATGCATTAATAATAGTTGTACCATACTCCCTACTTCACAACCAGAAAATAAGAAATGCATGTTACAGCAAAACACATGAATCAGAATGTCATGCATGCTATCCATGGATGTCAAAATGATGTTGTTCCATCTGAACAAGAAGGTCAAGCAGTAGCTGCAGGATTTAAAATGGACAGGAAAATAGCAGCTCATAGTATGAGATTACTCAGTTAGTAGAAATAGCAATGCATGCATTCTTCATATATGGAATCGCGAGCTACACATCTGATCACAAACTATCATGAGTATGTACAGCAATCACAGGAAATCACCTTTCTACTATCGTATATGTACATTATAAGCTGGCACAACGAAGGTAATTTGGTGTGGTGGAATAGCTGAAATAATGGCATAATTCCTCTTCATCTAATTAAGGTTCGTTCAATCACTACGAAGTACTAGCCCTATGTGAATGGGAAGAAACTTTGGTGTATGGTGCAATAGCTGAAATTGTGACTAGGTTGCTTCACCTATGGTTTAAGCACTAAAACCCTTGTGTGTGGCACTCCAGGGGTTGGTTGGGATGCTCTTGCATGCCTGAGCAGCGACCTTCACCATCGCTTCAGGAAGGACGCCGGCATTGCAGATGTTTGCAAAGGACCGCATGTGCTTCATTCCATACTGCGCCAGCGAGCCACATTGTGATTCAAAAGCACGCACCTGAAGAAAGGGAGGACACAATATTAGTCATGCATGGCAGGGGCAGAAGAAATTACATGCTCTAACCGCATTAATTTTATGCCATATGACGCCTGTATGTATAATATGCAGTCAAGGGAGAGCTGGCAATATGTCGAAGTGAAGAAACTAGGTACATCATCCTAGTTTCAATCCAGAAATTATCGATCCTCAATAATATTGCGATATATTCAGGACAATATTAGTCCTGAATATATATCCCATTCTTCCAGTACTATTGCGATATATTCTACAGTATTTGTCAGTCAACTAATAACAACAATTTTATCTACAGAATTTTGTCCCAGTAGTCCAGACAATTAAGAAATAACTCATAACCAATAGGCAATAGCAAAAGACAACAAAAGCATAAGTAAGACCAAGCAAAGTCAAATAGAGCCTTACCGTAGACTTGAGACAACTCCAGTCATCAACAAGAGGCTCACCGGCTGGGCGAACAGTCTTTAGAACCATTGGACCATCCGCAGAACCAAACAGAAGGTTTCCAATCAGCTCGACGCTATTGTCGATATGCGATCTATGACTCATCATTTCGAGCAATTGCTTCCGGGCATCGTTTTTCTCAGGGGAACTCTCAGCCAATTTCCGGTACTACATGTAGAAGAAAAGGAATCAATCAGTTAGTTTATCCATCTTTTTTGTACTGAGATTATTTATGCATATTCTGTTTTTGTGGGTAAAGTATGGCAATGATCTAGCGATGACGTGACAACCAATCAACATGCAATATTTCTCATGAAATAATTATAAACCGTACCTTGTGCCAGAAGTAAACAAGATCAGCATCCCTCTGATTAACAGCTCTTGAGAAGGACGGCAGTGAGTTATCTTCAACAAATGTAGTGTTCTTGTTAGCAGGATTTGAGCCGatgtacaagaagagttgttgagCATTCAGGTCCAAAGAACCGTATTGCATCACATGGGAACCATAGCTGTATGAGTTCTGAGCTGCTGTTCTCTTCTTGACCTGCTCAAACCATTAACTAGTTATGTTAGGAAAGAATTCCTCCAAGATTAATAAGCTAAAATAAATAAATTGGAGTTTTAAGCACTTACCAAGTCATATTGCTGCTTCAGAGATTCAGTTCTCAGGTTGTGCACATCACTGTCAACATTGAATGTTGCACGTTATTTGACCACGACTATGAACCAAAACGAAAAACCTAGTTCGTTTTAAACAAATGACCCAAGGTTTGACTCACGGTTCAACTATAAAATGGTGAATGCTACAACTACTACAACGGCAGCCAACATGAGAACATGTAGGTGATTTATTCTAGTGCAGTTTGATAAGTGCTCGTACTAGTTACTAGTTAATCATTTTGAAACAACACACCTGTACGGTACCCGAAAGTACCAACTGACATGAGTGCCACATGTGTGTTCGAATTGACTGTACGGAAAATGTAGAAGTGCATGTTCTAGTCAGgtctaaacgtggaccgaaagtggcATGTGAATAAATGGAAAATGTAGAAGGGCATGTTCTAGTCAGgtctaaacgtggaccgaaagtgggttGCAATTTAGTTGCGCTAGTCGGGTCTTAAACTCAAGACCTCTTAACTCAGATaacatgtagaagtgcatgctctagccaatgcaaccaaaagactaATCTATTGGAAGAGACTAGACAATACATTTATACGTCAACTTAAAACATGGTAGAACAAAGCGGGATACCTGTCTTCCATCCAAGAAATGCTGTAAAGGTCGCCCAAGCAGGTGTCATATTCCGGTGGAGGGCTGGGGTACTCGCCGGGGCAATATGTTCCCCAACTGCTCTCCTCTGCATTCGACGCGGTGGTCGCGTAGACACCGATGTCATTCGGCAGAAGCCCCTCGAAGACGCTCCCGGCTTCACAGGCTTCAAGGTAAAATACCTACAAAATAAGAGTCAAGCCATTGCTTCAAGCAGCAAACCATGCCGAGCAAAAATAAAGAAAGGACGATGGGTACCAGGCTTTTGTAGGTTCCAGCAGCGTGCTTTTTCTTTAGGACATCTACAAGATCGTCACCGTAAACATATGGATTGGTAGGCATCCCTGAAAGTTTTACCAGAACAGAAAAACCATGACACTAATAAGGTGCATGTCTAAATTTGTATGTACGTCTGCATTTATATGAAATATCTGTTCTGACTCGTTTTAGATACTAAAATTCTCGAAAGAAGACAATAAAAGAATGGCAGGTTCTGAATACTGACCAATGACTCCAGGACCCCCATGGTCACTGTAAAACACAAAAATGTGATCATTAGGGCCGCTGTCCAAGACTTTGCCGCTCCCACCACTCACAGCAGTTTTATCACCGAGTAGGACAGCAAACAAGTTCTTGACATTAACCTCCTTCCCAGTGTAATCCTACAATGGAGTTTCAGTCAAACAAACAGAAAATTGTGGATACCGGATAGGGATGCATGATCATAGGAATATGTTGGTTCATTCCATCAGGATGTTGACATTATCACATAGAAATTTGACATCCAAGACCAATTGGAAAATGGAATAAAGACTGGTCAAAATTTTGGCATTCAATGATTTTGAATGAGGTACAAACTGCCATTGAAAAAACAATTGTGTAATTTCTAGAATATCATATTCACATTTTTCTGCAACCAACAAACAGTTTGTACATCCACTAAGGTAATCCATATTGATCTTAGATTTTAGACATCCACTACATCAACAATAATTACTGGAAAGTTTTCCTTGAAGACCCATGCATGATTACCTTAGGGACCCCAGCATAGACATCTCCACCTTGGGGGTGGTTGATGATGACGCCCGGCCTTGGGTTCTCTAGGTTGTGTGCAATATCGTCGTACATGAAGACGATGATGTTCTCATCCTTGAGACCACCCTTCTTTAAGATCTGGTAGGCGTGGCAAATATCTGCCTGCAAAGTGCAAAGTTTCGGTCCACAAATTAAACACAATACTTCATTGTCATCAACCCAACGGACCACGAGGAAAAAAATCTAGAACACGCAGCAACACCAAACGAAACTTTTTTTCCAACATATTCTTATGGCCATGCATTGTACCTTCTATCTAGACCGTCTGTTTGTGTGCTGGTCGAGATATATGCCAGGTCGCCCGGGACTGCAGGTCTATGCAGTGGCGGAGCATGAAacaaaccaagaatggaccaagggtGGGCAAATAGCCGACTTAGTGGGCCATCTTTTGTTATTGGGCCGAATCCAGATCAAATTCTCAAAGAAAGTCCAGAAAAAAGGACGGGCCATGGCCTTGTTTGGTCCCCAAGAGGGTCCCCCCGGGCCTATGTGAACAGTAATCGAGGCCCGCACTCGGCTCATGGGCGCACAGTACTGATGTTAGAGAAAGCACCGACACATGGCGGACTGATTCTCCAGCGATGTAATTTGTGCAAATTGTATGTACGCGAGATTGATATTTAAAAAATGCACGATTATTTGGGACTTGGGCACACCTTCCTTCCATTCAATGGTTAACCCGTAATGATAATGTTTGAACACTTGGCCAATTCTGTATAACTTAATAACAAAACGATCCCGGTTTCTTTAGCTCCATTCATCTATTTCTTCTACCCACAGACAGGTGGGGCCTGCATGAGTAGAAACTAGCGAGAGAGCTGCCAGCTGACAAGGCAGTATTGCTTGCCACGTGGAATGTTTGGTCGGTCAACAGAGTGCCAGGTAGGCGAAATATGACGCTCTATAATGGACTGGTGACCATACAATCGTGAGTCATATTCAGTGACCTTAACGAGCGTATTTCATAGTAGCGGGACCGTGGGGTTCTTTCAGTTCAAGTCCAGTGACAACTTACTGGCTACCTAGACTGCTACACCGAGACAAAACGGCGTACTAACTCTAACCCTCCGTAGCTCCAAACCCAAAACTGGCTCATCCATCTCCTAGCTAGCTCTTGAACAAGCATGGATAGACAAGCGGCCGGGTGCAGCGCCCCCTGGTTCAGCCACTACTTTCCCATCAAGAAAAAGGTTGGAGGATCGCGGGAGGAGACGCCAACAAGCAAAGAGTAGAATCCATGATAGAGCGTGCGCACCTGGTGGCGGTAGTTCTGGTAGCCGTTggagccggcgacgaggacggcccaCCTGGTCCCGACGGAGCCATCGTCCCCCTGCCCGGCCGCCATGCGCTGCGACGGCAGCCGGACGGTGGGCTCCAGCCGTGGGGTGTCGGCGTGTGCCACGGCGAGCAGgaggagcagcagcgcgagcggaAGGAGGCGGTTGGACGCCATCGCCATTGATGGTGCTTTGGTGTCTGGATTCCAGAATAAGCGAAAGAAACTTCTCCTTTTATCATGCGCCGGCAAAGGGAAAGCGTACGTACCACCCACTAATGATTCAGTCAGCTGTGCATGGCCGATTGGCTGCGCTTTCTGCCGACCTACTACGTCTACGTGTGGGGTGTCCTCTTCTCCTCGGAGAAATATCAGCCGTCAATTCGAAGCTGGTTTGTCGTTAGCTGGCGCGTCCGGCCCTACGCCTGGCTTGGAATCTCTCTCTCGGCCGTTCACGTCACCGTCACCACCGTACTGCGTAATTTAAATGGGCCCGCTCGCCTACTCCTACTGCTAAGTCGTGTCGCGTCCAGATTGTTGCACATTACTTTACTTCTTTCTTTTTTCAAAAAAACTTACAATCTATTCATCAATCATGTCACTAATACTATAGGTAATAAAAATGAAACGGATAAGCGTcgcacgtgtggcacgaagcaattccACCTTGACGTTTTTTGATGGCAAGTTTAGTTATCAA
Coding sequences within:
- the LOC123081003 gene encoding vacuolar-processing enzyme; amino-acid sequence: MAMASNRLLPLALLLLLLAVAHADTPRLEPTVRLPSQRMAAGQGDDGSVGTRWAVLVAGSNGYQNYRHQADICHAYQILKKGGLKDENIIVFMYDDIAHNLENPRPGVIINHPQGGDVYAGVPKDYTGKEVNVKNLFAVLLGDKTAVSGGSGKVLDSGPNDHIFVFYSDHGGPGVIGMPTNPYVYGDDLVDVLKKKHAAGTYKSLVFYLEACEAGSVFEGLLPNDIGVYATTASNAEESSWGTYCPGEYPSPPPEYDTCLGDLYSISWMEDSDVHNLRTESLKQQYDLVKKRTAAQNSYSYGSHVMQYGSLDLNAQQLFLYIGSNPANKNTTFVEDNSLPSFSRAVNQRDADLVYFWHKYRKLAESSPEKNDARKQLLEMMSHRSHIDNSVELIGNLLFGSADGPMVLKTVRPAGEPLVDDWSCLKSTVRAFESQCGSLAQYGMKHMRSFANICNAGVLPEAMVKVAAQACKSIPTNPWSATHKGFSA